The nucleotide sequence GTCAACCCGCGCGTCATCACCAACTTCATGGAAACGCGCGCAGCGGTCGCCGAATACGATGCCAAGCGCGATCACCTGACGCTGACCATCGGTAGCCAGGGCAGCCATCGCCTGCGCGAAATCCTGTGCGGCATGGTGCTGAAGATGCCGATGGAAAAGATGCGGGTGATCTGTCCCGACGTCGGCGGTGGCTTCGGCACCAAGCTGTTTCCCTATCGCGAATACGCCCTGATTTCAGTTGCCGCGCGAAAACTGCGCAAGACCATCAAATGGACCGCCGATCGCTCCGATCATTTCATGGGCGACGCGCAGGGCCGCGACAACGTCACGACCGCGAAGATGGCGTTGGCCGAGGACGGCAAGTTCTTAGGCATGGACGTCGATCTGATGGGCGACATGGGCGCCTATCTCTCGACCTTCGGGCCCTACATTCCGCATGGCGGCGCCGGCATGCTGCCCGGGCTCTATGACATCCAGGCGTTCCACTGCCGCGTCCGCACCGTGTTCACCAATACCGTGCCGGTCGATGCCTATCGTGGCGCCGGGCGCCCCGAAGCGGCCTATGTGATCGAACGTCTGGTCGATGCGGCCGCGCGAAAGCTCGGGATGACGCCGGATGCGATCCGGCGCAAGAACTTCATTCCGCCGAAGGCGATGCCCTACAAGACCGCGACCGGAAAGGTCTACGATTCCGGCGACTTCACCGCGCATATGAAGCGCGCGATGGAAGTCGCGAACTGGAAGGAGTTTCCCAAGCGTGCCAAGGCGGCGAAGAAGCAAGGTCTCGTGCGCGGCATCGGCATGTCCTGCTATGTCGAGATCTGCGGCACGATGGGTGAGGAGACCGCTAACGTCGCGCTCGATCCCAACGGCGACATCAACATCCTGATCGGCACGCAGTCGAGCGGGCAGGGCCACCAGACCGCCTATGCGCAGCTCGTTGCCGAGCAGTTCGGCGTGCCGCCGGAGCGTGTTCATGTCTTGCAGGGCGACACCGACAAGATCGCCACCGGGCTCGGCACCGGCGGCTCGGCGTCGATCCCGACCGGCGGCGTCAGCGTCGAGCGCGCCACCCGTGATCTCGGCGGCAAGCTGAAGGAGATCGCGGCCGAAGCGCTGGAAACCAGCGCAGGCGACCTCGAGATCAGCAATGGCGTGGTGCGCATCGCCGGCACCGATCGCTCGATCAGCTTTGCTGACCTCGCGAAACGCCCGGGCGTCGATCCCTCGAAACTGAATGCGAGCGCAACCTTCGCGCAGGCCGACGGCACCTACCCGAACGGCACGCATCTCGCCGAAGTCGAGATCGATCCCGCCACCGGCATCATCAAGATCGTCAACTATGTCATCGTCGACGATTTCGGTGTGACCCTCAATCCATTGCTGCTCGCCGGTCAGGTGCATGGCGGGGCGATGCAGGGCATCGGTCAGGCCTTGATGGAGCAGGCGGTCTATAGCGCAACCGACGGCCAACTCGTTACCGGCACCTTCATGGATTATGCGGTGCCGCGGGCTTCCGACGGTCCATCATTCCACTTCGAGACGCACAATGTGCCGTGCACGACCAATCCGCTCGGCGTCAAGGGGGCGGGCGAGGCGGGTGCGATCGGCTCCTGTCCCGCGGTAGTCAACGCGATCATCGAGGGCCTGTGGCGTGAGTACCAGATCGATCACGTCGACATGCCGGCCACCGCCGAACGGGTCTGGATCGCGATCCGCGAGGCACAGAAGCGGCATAATCTCTGATATTTTGCCGCATGCGGAATGATGCGTCGCATGCGGTGTTTACAAACAGCCGGTCCGCACCACCTTTGGGGCCGGTACAAACCCGAATTGAAGGGGGATTTAGCCAATGAAGCGGATCGTCGTCGTCGCAGCTTTGCTTGCATTCAGTGCTGGTGCGGTCGTTGCACAGCAGGATCAGGTC is from Bradyrhizobium sp. AZCC 2176 and encodes:
- a CDS encoding xanthine dehydrogenase family protein molybdopterin-binding subunit; this encodes MAAPIKFGVGQSVLRKEDDALIRGKGRYTDDHSPQAAMHALMLRSPHAHAKFTLNVTKARGMPGVSLILTAAEVGDLGDLPCLFNLETDPFTGPPYPILAKDEVRHVGDAVAFVVADTIDQARDAIEAIDVKWTPLPAVVGVVNAVKQGAPQVWPDKPGNVLFDVSIGDKKAAEAAFAKAHAIAEISIVNPRVITNFMETRAAVAEYDAKRDHLTLTIGSQGSHRLREILCGMVLKMPMEKMRVICPDVGGGFGTKLFPYREYALISVAARKLRKTIKWTADRSDHFMGDAQGRDNVTTAKMALAEDGKFLGMDVDLMGDMGAYLSTFGPYIPHGGAGMLPGLYDIQAFHCRVRTVFTNTVPVDAYRGAGRPEAAYVIERLVDAAARKLGMTPDAIRRKNFIPPKAMPYKTATGKVYDSGDFTAHMKRAMEVANWKEFPKRAKAAKKQGLVRGIGMSCYVEICGTMGEETANVALDPNGDINILIGTQSSGQGHQTAYAQLVAEQFGVPPERVHVLQGDTDKIATGLGTGGSASIPTGGVSVERATRDLGGKLKEIAAEALETSAGDLEISNGVVRIAGTDRSISFADLAKRPGVDPSKLNASATFAQADGTYPNGTHLAEVEIDPATGIIKIVNYVIVDDFGVTLNPLLLAGQVHGGAMQGIGQALMEQAVYSATDGQLVTGTFMDYAVPRASDGPSFHFETHNVPCTTNPLGVKGAGEAGAIGSCPAVVNAIIEGLWREYQIDHVDMPATAERVWIAIREAQKRHNL